From one Streptomyces sp. R41 genomic stretch:
- a CDS encoding LacI family DNA-binding transcriptional regulator: protein MASIKDVAAEAGVSVATVSRVLNDHPSVSADARTRVLAAVQTLGYRPNAVARSLRTDQTRTLGLVISDVLNPYFTELARSVEEEARALGYSVIIGNADERPELQDHHVRTLLDRRIDGLLVSPTDGGSPGMLDAARAGTPMVFVDRWIPGVDVPVVRADGRAAVRDLVAHLHGLGHRRLAIIAGPAATTTGSERVEAFREAMAEYGIPLPDAYIGQGDFQADSGRRVTEGFLDLAEPPEVVFAADNLMALGALDAIRARGMRVPDDIALAAFDDIRWFVHTDPPITAIAQPTGELGRAAVRALVDRIEGRPPQSVTLPARLVVRRSCGESPVTNRSQP from the coding sequence ATGGCGAGCATCAAGGACGTTGCCGCCGAGGCCGGCGTATCCGTCGCCACGGTCTCGCGGGTCCTGAACGACCATCCGTCGGTCAGCGCGGACGCACGCACCCGGGTGCTGGCCGCCGTACAGACCCTGGGCTACCGCCCGAACGCCGTCGCCCGCTCCCTGCGCACCGACCAGACCCGCACCCTGGGCCTCGTCATCAGCGACGTACTCAACCCGTACTTCACCGAGCTGGCCCGCTCCGTCGAGGAGGAGGCCCGCGCGCTCGGCTACAGCGTCATCATCGGCAACGCCGACGAGCGGCCCGAGCTGCAGGACCACCATGTACGGACCCTGCTGGACCGGCGCATCGACGGCCTCCTTGTCTCCCCCACCGACGGCGGCTCGCCCGGGATGCTGGACGCCGCGCGCGCGGGGACGCCGATGGTCTTCGTGGACCGGTGGATCCCGGGCGTGGACGTGCCCGTCGTACGAGCCGACGGACGGGCCGCCGTACGGGATCTCGTGGCGCATCTGCACGGGCTGGGGCACCGGCGGCTCGCGATCATCGCGGGACCGGCGGCCACCACGACCGGCAGCGAGCGTGTCGAGGCCTTCCGGGAGGCCATGGCCGAGTACGGGATTCCCCTCCCGGACGCCTACATAGGCCAGGGCGACTTCCAGGCCGACAGCGGCCGCCGGGTCACCGAGGGGTTCCTCGACCTGGCCGAGCCGCCCGAGGTCGTCTTCGCCGCCGACAATCTGATGGCGCTCGGCGCGCTGGACGCGATCCGCGCGCGCGGGATGCGTGTTCCGGACGACATCGCACTCGCCGCGTTCGACGACATCCGCTGGTTCGTGCACACCGATCCGCCGATCACGGCGATCGCCCAGCCGACGGGCGAGCTGGGCCGGGCCGCCGTACGCGCCCTGGTCGACCGCATCGAGGGGCGGCCCCCGCAGTCCGTCACCCTCCCCGCCCGTCTCGTCGTACGCCGCTCGTGCGGCGAGTCCCCCGTAACGAACAGGAGCCAGCCGTGA